One genomic window of Coregonus clupeaformis isolate EN_2021a chromosome 12, ASM2061545v1, whole genome shotgun sequence includes the following:
- the LOC121578149 gene encoding prolargin, with protein sequence MKAGVGLYSALVLCLLMGAVFSQRPRPKKPPKPPKATKRPSFKPDPPPDELEPQEPTDFPPPILGPPSMFPDCPRECFCPPSFPNALYCENRNLRTVPVIPSRVHYLYLQNNYISVVTAEPFNNATELRWVDMANNRIKKVDKQVFEKVPGLLFLYMDRNQLKEVPHDLPAGLEQLRLSHNQISKIPSGAFGKMEHLALLDLHHNKLSDSDMGKNTFKDLKNLVQLNLAHNILKKMPANIPNGITQLFLDRNNIDDIPKDYFQGFSNLAFVRLNYNQLSDKGVPKAVFNVSTLLDLHLAHNQLTSVPLFNPQLEHLHLNHNSIESINGTQLCPFSLSSESLTDEALMPRLRYLRLDGNHLSPPVPLDIIMCFRHLKSIVI encoded by the exons ATGAAGGCAGGTGTGGGACTCTACTCTGCCCTGGTGCTCTGTCTCCTGATGGGGGCAGTGTTCTCCCAGAGACCACGACCTAAGAAACCTCCTAAGCCTCCTAAGGCCACCAAGCGCCCCTCCTTCAAGCCTGACCCGCCACCTGATGAACTGGAACCCCAGGAGCCCACAGACTTCCCCCCTCCCATCCTTGGCCCCCCCTCCATGTTCCCTGACTGTCCCCGTGAGTGTTTCTGCCCCCCCTCCTTCCCCAACGCCCTCTATTGTGAGAACCGGAACCTCCGTACAGTCCCAGTGATCCCGTCGAGAGTCCACTACCTTTACCTGCAGAACAACTACATCTCTGTGGTAACAGCGGAACCCTTCAACAACGCCACCGAGCTGCGATGGGTTGACATGGCCAACAACCGCATAAAAAAAGTGGACAAGCAG gtgTTTGAGAAGGTACCCGGTCTGCTGTTTCTCTACATGGATAGGAACCAGTTGAAGGAGGTTCCTCATGACCTGCCAGCTGGGTTGGAGCAGCTCAGACTCAGCCACAACCAGATCTCCAAGATCCCCTCTGGAGCTTTCGGCAAGATGGAGCACCTCGCTCTGCTTGACCTGCACCACAAcaag TTGAGTGACAGTGACATGGGGAAGAACACTTTTAAAGACCTGAAGAACCTGGTTCAGCTGAACTTGGCCCACAACATCCTGAAGAAGATGCCAGCTAACATCCCCAACGGCATCACACAACTATTCCTGGACAGGAACAACATCGACGACATCCCTAA GGACTACTTCCAAGGCTTCTCCAACCTGGCGTTTGTGAGGCTCAACTACAACCAGCTAAGTGATAAGGGAGTACCTAAGGCTGTGTTCAACGTTTCCACCCTGCTAGATCTTCACCTGGCCCACAACCAGCTCACCTCCGTCCCCCTGTTCAACCCCCAGCTGGAGCACCTGCATCTCAACCACAACAGCATTGAGA GTATTAACGGGACCCAGCTGTGTCCGTTCAGTCTGTCCTCTGAGAGTCTGACTGATGAGGCTCTTATGCCCAGACTCAG GTACCTGCGTCTGGATGGGAACCATCTGAGTCCTCCTGTCCCTCTGGACATCATCATGTGTTTCAGACACCTCAAGTCTATCGTCATCTAG